Below is a window of Vicugna pacos chromosome 20, VicPac4, whole genome shotgun sequence DNA.
aaaaaatccaatgacaagaggtttttaaaaatttagtaaaGTGATTAAACGACAGTAAAAATTAATAACTGCTGTTCCTTTACTGGAGAACTACAGCCAATATATCAGGTTTGTAAAGAACCTTAAAATACTTAGCCAGGATTCGAAAGCCCTAGGCAAAGGGCTGGGGGAGTGAAAAGGAATTAGATCCACACAAAAGGACATGAGAAGGCGGGAGATCCGCAACATCACAGAGAGGAAGTTCCGCTTTTGAAGAGCGGGAGATTCAAATGTTATTCTGACCTATGAGACGCTACAAGGTGGTATTTTTACCAAAAACAGAGACGCGAGTTTCCCGAAACTCGCTAACCGCCCACAGACCATCTGTGTATGCTCCATAAAGATGACCAGGAAGTGGAAGTGCGGTTAGTGCTAGGACGTCAGCCCATTTTCGCTTACGCTGCTAAGAATCCTCGTACACGGGACGGTAATCAGAAAAATACGCGAATTTGCCACCCTGAAAACCGTTAACTTTCTAACTGCGTTTTAAGTACTACCTGTAAAAATAATTGGAAACGTAGCTTTCAGGAAATATCACTTGCTAGTGCACAGCTCCTACTGTGTTAAACGTGAGgtggctctgaaaagagcctttgggTTTGACCGTGCCTATGAACACGTTTACTTGGAGCTGGTGTACTTGGTGACGGCCTTGGTGCCCTCGGACACGGCGTGCTTGGCCAGctccccaggcagcagcaggcgcACGGCCGTCTGGATCTCCCGGGAAGTGATGGTCGAGCGCTTGTTGTAGTGCGCCAGGCGCGACGCCTCGCCCGCGATGCGCTCGAAGATGTCGTTGACGAACGAGTTCATGATGCCCATGGCCTTAGACGAGATGCCAGTGTCCGGGTGGACCTGCTTCAGCACCTTGTACACGTACACGGAGTAGCTCTCCTTGCGGCTGCGCTTGCGCTTCTTGCCGTCTTTCTTCTGCGCCTTAGTCACCGCCTTCTTGGAGCCCTTTTTCGAGGCCGGAGCCGACTTCGCTGGTTCAGGCATTTCCAGTTTTCTCTTTCACAAACAAAACGGTGTCTGCTTTATCGGACCCGGCCTATTTGTAGGCAGTATTATGCAAATGAAGTCTTAGCTTCGCAACTGCTGATTCGTTCATTTGTCGAGACGTTTGCATGCAAATAATAAACTCGAGATCTACTCTCCTATTGGATATGTCATGAGACAGTTTTCCAGCAATCAGGCCAGCTATTTTAATCTAGTTAACCTAATTTATGAATTCCGAGTCGTTTATAATCAGATTAGTTTGCTAAATTTAAAAGCTAGAAGTCACTCTTCGCAGTATGTTGAAATACCAAAGAGGCAGAGCTCATTCACTGGTCAACTCTCAGATTTGCAAGGCCCTTTTAAACTCCTGGAAAATCTGTACCTCTTCATTTGAATCCAGACTCTAGACCAGTGacagggaaaggaagaaataagctATCTACGGTCATCCAAACAATTCCGAAGACAGTGTGTCCAACTGTAtccaaaatgcaaaactatagcGTGAAAATACATGTCAGTGATTAAAATTACGAGGCTTGAAGAGAGGCAAGAAAGACAAGAATTCATAGCCAATACGCTGCAGTGCTTTGTATTGGAAACGATCAAATCATACCCAGTTTATCCACAAAAGTGGATGAGAAATTGTTCTTCCCTCTATGTagtgaaaatatcaacaaaacaaaaggaaacaaaacccaCAAAGCAACTAAAACAGTAGATCGTGTTGTTTAGCAGCTTTACTTACAATTTACTATTATCACTATTAGAAACCGGCTACTTAGCTAGTTCTTCCATTACCATCTTTCCTTTCTGTAGGGAGGTGTTTTCCCTGAATTAGACTTTGATGTTTGTAAGACTTTCTACACTGCCCCACCTTTCAGTTTCCCCTGCTGGCAGTAAATTCAGGGCAGCAAGTTGCACGTGGCAGGCTGGCAACTAACAAAGGCACAAAGtagttaatttgtttttctcacttTGGTATTGAGGAAGAAATCTACTGAAGAACTATTCaacctctttatttttccttatcaCCAATTTAGCCCATGTAGCAATGTTTGGAATAATAGATAACAtcctttatatgtattatattatttaatcatAAAACCCTACCTGATTTTTTCCACCCTCTTACCCCAAATCCCATGTAAATTGTGGAGCCAGAATAATGATTTAAGCAGTCTGGCTTGAATCTGAATCCTTTATAAGGCTCCCACTTGCTTATGGTAGgctgttttaggaaaaaaaagaaaagtttgttgTGGTTTCTTCTTACTTTAGAAGCATGGGAAATAGAGCATTTCTTAAATGACTGAAAGAgactgttaaaaatgaaaaaaaaaaaaaactccaaaaacaagcaaacaaaaaaaccctttgaTTCTATGATATACCTAGTctatggaggaagaggagagagaaaaatgagaaagaaaattactagattaaagaaaaaatggaaaaggcatagggagagagagagaaaaagacccaATGGAAAAAGAGGCAGAGGGGGAAGAGTGGGGCAAAAGGAGAAATTTATCTGGAGAATGAGACAGTATTTTGGAGAGACAAAATATAGataaagaaaatcaaagagaGAGGGATTCAGTGATTGCTATTagctttatctatttttaattgataTTAGCTTCACCATATCACCAACTTATTAATTTACTAGttaacattttgatatatttcCATTATAGATAAAGTTGAAAGCCACTGATTAAGAGCCAAAGCTGTAGAGTTAAATCAATACCCAATAATTTTAGGGTCGACGATTTCTCTAAATTTACTCATATTTCAGCCAACCCATGAAATTTCACCCCAAAATTTCTGTTATAATGTCTGTGGGATTGCCCTTTACCATGCTATTATTGcaaaatgagcatataatgaaggtCAAGGTgtgctggaagtcaaatcttctactatcttgggcctcaaggtctactgggaattgaatctttGGCCATCTTGGTGCTCATTGCTGTTATTCTTTTAATgggtgtgccctgcccccttccctcctgtctcaaaggGAACAGGCAACTAATTTAAATGTAGTAACCATGAATAGAGGCTATAACCTCTACACAGGTGAACAGATCTATATAACACTGAAGAGTGGTGAGGACTGACCCAAACTAGAGTGTTCATTCCATACCTACGTGAATTTAGTAGAAACACACACAGTGTACAGGGCAGACAAAATAGTCCATGAGTTGTTTTAAATGAAACACAGATTCAGACTTGGTAAAGAGAGCCTTTTTTTAAGGACTGTTGATAGGAGGTGAAAGGGACTACTGCATATGATCGTTAAGCTTCTATGTGGCTGAAGCCAAAAGGAATTTCCTTCTTAGGGAAGAGCAAACAAGACTAAAAACAATTGAGTATGACATAGGAAAGGTGGGATGAAAAGTGCCTTGATGAGACATTGGTAAAACAGATGTTTTACCTCCAGGCCAGCCAACTATCAGAAGGGACCCTTAAGGAGGGATGGTAAAGTGGCTCAGGCTGAGGGTGGGTCAAAGTTCTAGGACCTGGGGGGATATAGAAAATGTAACTAAATTTTGGTTGACAAAGTATATTGCTCCCATTTATCAGTTCAGGTCATCAGTTTAGAGGCAAAGAATGGGAATTTGGGGGTTCCTGTGTCTTGCCTTGTCCTAGGTAGACAAggagttgttttttaaatttaattaatgtttttaaatggaggtactgaggattgaaccaaTGACCTCTTGCAAGCTAAGTAggcacgctaccactgagctatatacccttcccaCCAGGAGCTGGTTTTTTTGAGTCTTATCTAAGTTATAGGGGGAAAATGTGGTTCCTTGCAATAAATCATTTTTGGAACACAAAAAGGGGGAGAATTTCTTTAATAATCACTATTTTCCAGGATCACAAGGCTCAGATTAAAGGTCAATATTGTTCGTTATATCCAAAGACATCTTTAAATCTTGCTTGgtctgatgtttaaaaaaaaaagtaaaatattaaacacaTTTGGTTTTATGTTAGGTGTATTATTAAGTGAAATTAATGAACTATAAtaattatttatagaaatatatgtTGGATACCATGAAAATTGTCTGTCTAGGCAAAGCTCCTGAATCCCAATTGTTCTAAACTCCTCTGAGGCAGTGATCATTTGATGATGAGGTGAAAGGTGTTACCTGGACCCCAggattgttaatttttaaaagaaaattgactGCTATGCTCTTAATTAAATACATTTCCCCATATAAATTCTCTCCAGACCCAAGAATAGTGATTTCTTCTTTTAGGATTACAAAAAATGTAACTCCAAATTAATAATAGATATTAACTGAAATAATGTATATTTTGCTATATGATTGTGATCACATGGCAGTTTTATACGTTGTCTCTTTcagaaaagtatatataaaaagatatacCTATATCTTGCATAGGTACAGTAGTTTATCTTTtagatgtttacatttttttataaagcaaaagaatatgtgtaataaaaatatgcattaaaAGTGCTCCTTTTACTTGATTTGAAATTAAATCATGGatagattcaaataaaaataaagaatgagagGAAAACATGCCTGGGGAATGGTTACCTAGAGCAAGTTAgcaatattaatatcagacacaTTTTTAAGCTAAAAGTATTAGTAGGAATAGAGAGAGACATtgtaagaaattttattttcaatacaGAAAACAAGATATCCTGGATACAAAGCCCTCCTGAAGCAAAACACCTAAAGACCAGATAAACTACAACAAAACAGTAGCACATCATTGCCCAGCTAACAAGAAACCGCGGAAAATTCCCGGAAACC
It encodes the following:
- the LOC102533559 gene encoding histone H2B type 1-C/E/F/G/I-like, whose translation is MPEPAKSAPASKKGSKKAVTKAQKKDGKKRKRSRKESYSVYVYKVLKQVHPDTGISSKAMGIMNSFVNDIFERIAGEASRLAHYNKRSTITSREIQTAVRLLLPGELAKHAVSEGTKAVTKYTSSK